The Perca flavescens isolate YP-PL-M2 chromosome 8, PFLA_1.0, whole genome shotgun sequence DNA window TGATTCATTTTATGATAGTTACACTCACGCTGCACCGCAAATGTTACTCATTTGTCCTACTGAGCTGAATTGGGATCTTTTCCGCTTGTGGTCTCAGGTGGCTGAGCAACTCATTAATCCTTTtggtgaagatgatgatgacttTGAAACCAACTGGCTCGTCGATCGCAATTTACAGGTTTGGATTCAAACtatttgccactttttccatcAGCTGCAGACAGAGGCCGTCTTGTTCTACTTGCTGTGGTTTCTGTTGTTTCCCAGGTGTCCTTGTTGTCTGTGGATGAGATGTACGACAGCCTGCCGCTGGTTGAGAGGGATATGTACTGGAATGAGTCTGAACCTCAGCCTCCCTACACCGCTGCCAGTGCTGAACACCGCAAACCCTCCTTTATGGGATCAGCCCTGGACATCAGGTTcagtaatgtttttattttctgacaGACAATTCTTAAACACTTAAAAATACTCCCCTAACCAACCACATATTTAATCTAAACTAGTGTTCCAAAGGATGAGATGGAGTTTCAGTCCAATCTGGAGCAGATCAAGGAACATGAGGAAGCCAACTACTCCACCCCGCTGCTCGGAGGGCTGGGTCGTCTCCTCGGTGTCCAGTCCCCTAACTTTCCTCGCTCCTCCCGGGTCTCTCTGCTGCGCCGCCGCCCTGGAGCTCCACAAAGCCGCTTCCCTCTTTACCTGCACCCAGAAGGGACATTAACTCCGAGTCAAGGCCGCCAGCCTTTGAACCACGAGCGAGATCCAGACTATGCCTTCTCCACAATGCCCTTGTATGAGAGACCGGGTTTCTACAGCTGTCCACAAACACCCATCCACTGCGTGCCCCCTACGATGCCCCGCCCTCGACCTGCCCGGCGAACTCCGAATGAGTGGGACCGCAGCTGCAGCTCCCTCGCTCCACCAATAGTAGGCTCACAGCTGCTGCCTCCCGACACCCCTAACCACATCCCCCCACCGCCATCCTCTGCTTTCCCCTGGCTGAGTGCGGATGGCGAGGTTTCGAGTGCCACTACCTTTTCCTTCCCTGACCCACCACCTGAACTCTGTCCAATATCCAAACTGAGACCTGGACATGGCCTGCTGTCCCGCCGCCCTCCACCTCCCCGTCTTAATCTGGACACCCTCCCCTCAGCTGACAGCCAGCCTGGACCCCTAAGTGCTAGCGTGGTAGGAAGCGGAGGAGAAAGGGTGTTCTCgttcactcctccctctcgcaCAGCGGCAGCAAATCCCAGTAATCCCAACAGCAGCTCTGGCAGCATTAATGCAACAAGCACCAACAGTGCTGGCACGATGGGAAGTCTCTGCAACGGTACAAGTCACACTAATTTTAGTAACCATGGGAACTTCAGCACCAACATGAGGGCAAGCAACGGGGTGACCAACAGCGGGCTGAGCAGCAACATGAACACAGTTTCCACTTCAGCATCATCGCAGCAAGAAACCAATCAGCAACACTCACCCAATGATTCAGGAATCTCATTGGCTGAAGGGGACCTGCTACGTGTTTTGGTAGACGGTGGGGTGAACAAGGCGGCAGGAGGGAGGGAGCAGGACTGAGAAAAGAAGGTGTGACAAGATCACATGTGGCATTCAAAATATTTCACACATAACAAGCACTGATCTATGTTACATCTGAATTGCATTGATAATaatacactttatttatatagaacAATTCATGCATAAAATGGAACACAAAGTGCTTACAGTCAGCTGGTACCCTATACACAATTGAGAAGTATTTGTCGCAAACGCCGAGTTAATCACTACTTTCTGTTAAGCTTTTGTAGAACCTATTAACCTACTTGTAACGCAAAAAACACCTTGAgaaaataacataacatttcagTACTTCTGAACCTCAACAAG harbors:
- the best1 gene encoding bestrophin-2, with the translated sequence MTVTYSRRVADAGLGTFFHLLLRWKGSIYKLLYRELIIFTLLYYFFSIVYRFVLNDDQKRLFEKLSIYCDRYAELIPVSFVLGFYVTLVVSRWWGQFENVPWPDRLAALVGGHVRGADEASRLTRRTLMRYANLSGVLIYRSVSTAVYKRFPTMEHVVHAGLMTSEELRHLEDLRSPHNKFWVPCMWFVSLALRARTEGRINNDVALTAILTELNSLRAKCMKLYGYDWISLPLVYTQVATVAVYSFFLACLIGRQFLDPAQGYPGHDLDFYLPVFTLLQFFFYVGWLKVAEQLINPFGEDDDDFETNWLVDRNLQVSLLSVDEMYDSLPLVERDMYWNESEPQPPYTAASAEHRKPSFMGSALDISVPKDEMEFQSNLEQIKEHEEANYSTPLLGGLGRLLGVQSPNFPRSSRVSLLRRRPGAPQSRFPLYLHPEGTLTPSQGRQPLNHERDPDYAFSTMPLYERPGFYSCPQTPIHCVPPTMPRPRPARRTPNEWDRSCSSLAPPIVGSQLLPPDTPNHIPPPPSSAFPWLSADGEVSSATTFSFPDPPPELCPISKLRPGHGLLSRRPPPPRLNLDTLPSADSQPGPLSASVVGSGGERVFSFTPPSRTAAANPSNPNSSSGSINATSTNSAGTMGSLCNGTSHTNFSNHGNFSTNMRASNGVTNSGLSSNMNTVSTSASSQQETNQQHSPNDSGISLAEGDLLRVLVDGGVNKAAGGREQD